In a single window of the Verrucomicrobiota bacterium genome:
- a CDS encoding tetratricopeptide repeat protein → MMVRRRHRLVACSLLLALLVGTGCGESRDRRARAGIHVQRGIEAYGRGDYDRALYSFQRALQFDPDRPETYLYIGQLYDDYLNDNASAITYYDAFLERTQDKELADWVKQWIAKAQADIAIGSEQPVPETPSELEQAFSELQEKYARAITEGRETPAATERPGSQPQLLPWLLAAIFGGLAVAVFVLARFGWLGRRTRVAEAGPSGPVLRPDAVVGRFFWVENEFNLGTVLVAEEDGRLRVESTSLSTNARSIGYGTLDNGVLSTELTDESGLKAPTVFRFAQDGNSFTAEWADDLGPGIAIGVRER, encoded by the coding sequence ATGATGGTGCGACGGCGACATCGACTGGTTGCGTGCAGCCTGCTCCTGGCGTTGCTCGTCGGGACGGGCTGCGGCGAGTCTCGCGACAGACGCGCCCGCGCCGGCATCCACGTCCAGCGCGGCATCGAGGCCTACGGCCGCGGCGACTATGACCGTGCGCTCTACAGCTTCCAGCGCGCGCTCCAGTTCGACCCCGACCGGCCGGAGACCTACCTCTACATCGGCCAACTCTACGATGACTATCTCAACGACAACGCGAGCGCGATCACCTACTACGATGCCTTCCTCGAGCGCACCCAGGACAAGGAGCTTGCCGACTGGGTAAAGCAGTGGATCGCCAAGGCCCAGGCTGACATCGCTATCGGCAGTGAGCAACCCGTCCCCGAAACGCCCTCGGAGCTCGAGCAAGCATTCAGCGAGCTCCAGGAGAAGTACGCCAGGGCAATCACCGAAGGCCGGGAGACGCCGGCCGCCACGGAACGACCCGGCAGCCAACCGCAACTGCTGCCGTGGCTGCTGGCCGCCATCTTCGGCGGGCTTGCGGTGGCCGTGTTCGTGCTGGCGCGCTTCGGTTGGCTCGGGCGGCGGACGCGTGTTGCCGAGGCGGGTCCGTCCGGGCCGGTGTTGAGACCCGACGCCGTGGTCGGCCGGTTCTTCTGGGTCGAGAACGAGTTCAACCTGGGAACCGTGCTGGTCGCCGAGGAGGACGGGCGACTGCGCGTCGAGTCGACGTCGCTCTCGACCAACGCGCGCTCGATCGGCTATGGCACGCTCGACAACGGCGTGCTGAGCACCGAACTGACCGACGAGAGCGGCTTGAAGGCACCCACGGTGTTCCGCTTCGCCCAGGACGGAAACAGCTTCACGGCCGAATGGGCCGACGACCTCGGCCCTGGTATCGCTATCGGCGTGCGAGAGCGCTAG